Proteins encoded by one window of Aphis gossypii isolate Hap1 chromosome X, ASM2018417v2, whole genome shotgun sequence:
- the LOC126551769 gene encoding uncharacterized protein LOC126551769 isoform X2: MISIVTANITVNPPSTSSGTTKKGKNQNHTNETFIIGHNLQPSTSPRTDQSEAETIDAGNLQITVQQNKNDMAITIGKKENKTKQDKNVTVEVTHQDETQPKKNTPAFTRKTTTRKKSPGKK; encoded by the exons ATGATATCAATCGTAACTGCTAACATCACG GTAAATCCACCGAGCACGAGCAGTGGAACGACAAAGAAAGGTAAAAACCAAAACCACACAAATGAAACGTTCATTATCGGCCATAATCTACAACCGAGTACGAGTCCGCGGACTGATCAATCTGAAGCCGAAACGATTGATGCTGGAAACTTACAAATCACCGtacagcaaaataaaaatgatatggcGATTACCATAGGTAAAAAagagaataaaacaaaacaggACAAAAATGTTACGGTAGAGGTTACACACCAAGATGAAACAcagccaaaaaaaaatacaccagCGTTTACCCGGAAAACTACAACTCGGAAAAAATCACcgggtaaaaaataa
- the LOC126551769 gene encoding uncharacterized protein LOC126551769 isoform X1 — MCCTCFKRCCRNIKRKICGQTEIPPIIIVNPPSTSSGTTKKGKNQNHTNETFIIGHNLQPSTSPRTDQSEAETIDAGNLQITVQQNKNDMAITIGKKENKTKQDKNVTVEVTHQDETQPKKNTPAFTRKTTTRKKSPGKK; from the exons ATGTGTTGTACATGTTTCAAACGATGTTGTCGaaacattaaaagaaaaatttgtgGTCAAACTGAAATTCcacctattataata GTAAATCCACCGAGCACGAGCAGTGGAACGACAAAGAAAGGTAAAAACCAAAACCACACAAATGAAACGTTCATTATCGGCCATAATCTACAACCGAGTACGAGTCCGCGGACTGATCAATCTGAAGCCGAAACGATTGATGCTGGAAACTTACAAATCACCGtacagcaaaataaaaatgatatggcGATTACCATAGGTAAAAAagagaataaaacaaaacaggACAAAAATGTTACGGTAGAGGTTACACACCAAGATGAAACAcagccaaaaaaaaatacaccagCGTTTACCCGGAAAACTACAACTCGGAAAAAATCACcgggtaaaaaataa